The Staphylococcus saprophyticus subsp. saprophyticus ATCC 15305 = NCTC 7292 genome contains the following window.
TAAAATGCCTAACTTGGAAAAAGCGCATCATTAATGAAAAAAGTACACCTGTAATCAGTAACCCATAAACTAACGGTTTGCTCCAAACAATATCATAAAACCAAGTAAGTAACCCCTCTAACATAATGTATCCCCCTTGTAGTACCATTATGTAAAATGATATATTTTTTATCATTATACACTTATAAAATATTCCGTGCAACGTATTTCATAAGTAATCATTTTCACAATTTATATATTTCAAGTTATAATTAATATAAAATATTTACAATGACTTTATATCAAAGGAAAATAATTTCACACTATTTAATATGACGTCATGCGTATATCGTTTTTAGATTTCTTTATTTGTCACAATATACTCTATTGGCTTCAATAATTTTAATTTCATCTTTTGTTATGTCTTCATTTAAGATATACTGAATTGTACTTAAATAATGAATTTTAGGAGGAACCGTTCTATGCTAAATAAGGTTTGGTTTAGAACAGGTATTGCACTATTAATCCTGTTTTTACTAATCAAATTAGTAATGGAAGTCCATAGTGTGTTCACGCCATTTATTATTATTTTACAATCGGTGTTGTTACCACTATTATTAAGTGGCTTCTTATTCTATATTTGCTTACCTTTTCAAAAAATACTTGAAAAAAATAAAATCCCTCGTTGGGGAAGTATCACTTTAATTTTCATTGGCTTAATTATCATCATTGGTGTTGTCATTGGTTATATTGGACCACTGATTGCCGAGCAAATTGAAAATTTAATTAATCAAATTCCAGCATTACAGCACGAAGTTCAACACATCATTAACTTTTCATTAGACCAAATGGAAAGACTACCTAATGATGTCACAGATAGAATTAATAAAATGGTTCAATCTATGAGTGATAGTACTGCAAATGTTTTATCTAACTCATTAAGTTACTTGACTTCATTTATTTCAACTTTATTCTTACTCATCATGGTGCCATTCTTCTTAATCTATATGTTAAAAGATCACGAACGTTTTATTCCATTTATCGCTAAATTATTTAAAGGCGAAAGAAAAGTATTTATTGTTGATTTATTAAAAGATTTAAATGATACTTTAAAATCTTATATTCAAGGTCAAGTGACAGTAAGTATTATCTTAGGTATCATTTTATATATAGGCTATTCTATTGTAGGTTTAAATTACACATTATTACTTGTTATGTTTGCATGTGTTGCCAATATGATACCGTTCTTAGGTCCTTGGATGGCATTTGCACCAGCAGGTATTATTGGTATTATCCAAAGTCCTACAATTTTCATTTGGGTATGTATCATTACACTAATTGCTCAACAATTAGAAGGTAATGTCATCACACCAAACGTTATGGGTAAATCATTAAATATTCACCCACTAACGATTATTGTTGTTATTCTTGCTGCTGGTAATTTAGGTGGTTTCGTACTCATCCTAGTTGCCGTTCCATTATATGCAGTCATTAAAACAATTGTTCGTAATGTATTCCATTATCGAGAAAAGATTATGGAAAAAGCGAATAGTGATGTAAAAGAATAATCATTCAAAAATAAGTGGGAAGATGAACTCATGGTTATATAAAATGACCTCATCTTCCTTTTTTGAAAATAAAGTTTGAGACCGAGACAACAATCTATGTCTCGGTCTCATTTATATAAAAATACGCATGACCATCGTTGAATTGTAACGATGGTCATGCGTATTTTGTGTTTCTTTATTTAACGATATGGTAACCACTATCTACATGGATATTTTCACCCGTTACACCACTTGAAAAATCACTTAACAAGTATGCCGCTGTCTTACCTACTTCTTCTTGATCAATGTTACGTTTTAGAGGCGCACGTTCTGCAATCTCTTTTAAGATAGTGTTAAGGCCGCCAACACCTTTCGCACTTAATGTACGGATAGGACCAGCTGATATCGCATTAACACGAATGTTATCTTCACCTAAGTCTAAAGCTAAATAACGTACATTTGCTTCTAAACTTGCTTTAGCAACACCCATCACATTGTAGTTTTGTACTGCAAATTCTCCGCCTAGATATGTTGTAGCTACAATGCTACCACCCTCAGGCATTAATTTTTTTGCTTCACGCGCTACAAGTGTTAAAGAATAAGAACTAATATCTTGCGCTAATAAGAAACCATCACGTGATGTATCACTAAAGCGACCACGTAAATCTTCCATATTTGCAAAAGCAATTGAGTGGTATACGCCATCAATATGTCCGATATCTTCATCAATTTTAGCAAAACCATTAATGACATCTTCATCTTGTTGAACATCAATTTGATACATATGATGTTCTGATTGGTTTAATTGTTCAACTAATTTTTCTAATTCATTTTTACTGCGATCCTTACGGTATGTAAATACTAATTTTGCACCAAGTTGGTCCAATACTTTAGCTACACCAAAACCGATACTACGTTTGTTCGCAATACCCATAATGACGAATGTTTTATTCTCTAAATTTAACATGAATATAACTCCTTTATTTAAATTTCCATTTTAATTGGTTCGAGTAGTTATGAAGCTACGAACGATCACTTTGCTCTATGCCAATATAACCATTCCCTATTTTAACATTGGTTTGATTGAATAAACAATTTATTTTACTATACTCATAAATTTAATACGTTTTCACTTCCAAATTTGTCAATATAACGCTCTTTCGTACAAAAGAAAACATAAAAATAAAGCAAACGACATTGCATACCATGCAATGTCCTTCACTCTATTTTTCACTAACTTAATAATAGAATTCTAATTCGCGTTTTAATTCGTCTACATATTCTTTTGAACCAGTAACGATTACTCTATCTCTGTAACGTAATTGTGTATCACCATGTGGCACGATAGATTCATTATTTCTAATAATTCGTACAAAGATAATATCTCCACCAAATGGGAAATTACGTAATTGGATTTGATCATATTGATGATTTAACATCGCAATTTCATATAATGATGTTTCAACATTACTTAAAAGATTAAGCATATTTGGTGTTTCAATAAGACCTTTTAACAAAATTTTGTTACTCATATAACTACTGAAGATTTCAATACCCGCTTTTTGTAACGTTTCATCTGACGAACTAGACTCCAATCGACAGATAACACGTTTCACACCATGCGCCTTAGCCATCAATGCTACTTTACGGTTAATTTCATCATCATTTGTAGAACATACTACGATATTTCTTTCGAATAGTCCTAGACGTTCTAACAACTCTTCTTCGTAATCCGAAATTTCAATCATTGAAATGGCATCAGACAATTTACGTTTATCACTTAAATCATTTCTATAATAAAGCGATACTTGATAAAGTTGTGATGATAAATTTTGGGCAATTGGAATCGTTAATTGATTTTTCCCAATCAAACTAACTTCAATTTGTCTAGTGGCCTCATCAGGCATAGGAAACATTTTTTTAAATACAATAGGTACAAATACACATGTAATCACTGCACTTAATATCAAAATACCTGAAATTTCTGGTGAAATTGTACCTAATTGTTCTGCTATTTTTGCAGAAGCAATAACTAACGATAAAGTTGATGTTAGTAAAAATGCGGAAGAAATCGTTGTTTTCATATCAAACCATTTTCGTATGTAAAACAATGGAATTAATTTAGAAATTAAAAATGCCAAAATTAAAAATGGAATAATTAATAATAATGCTGGTTCTTTAATGAGTTGTGGAATATTCAAATCTACGCCGACCATTATGAAAAAGATTGGAATAAAAAAGCCATAGCCAAAAGAGTCTAGCTTTTCAACCATATCTTCATCTGGACCAAGTAATGAGACAACCACACCTGCTAAAAATGCACCTAAAATATTTTCTGCCCCAACCCCTTCAGCTAAAGCAACTAACAAAATAATCAGGGCAAATACTGCACGTATACCGATTTGAGTCGTACCATCCATTAATTTCTGTAAAAATTGTGCTTTTTTGAAAATGCCGCCTAACAAATAGAAAATAATGGTAAAGACGACTAAACTACCAATTAGCCATAACGATGTATTACCCGAAGCATGTAATGTACCATAAGCTGTTAATAGAATCATTGTAACTAAGTCTGCAAGTACAGCTACTAATAAGATAAACTGACCTATCGTCGTACGCATAATATTCATTTCTTTAAGTGTCGGCACGACTACGCCTAATGAGATCGTAGAAATAATAATAACCATTAGTAAGACATCATCAATAAGTCCAAACCACTTAAACATATATGCGAAAATAATAGAAATAATCATAATAAACATGAAAACAACAACTGCTAATTGTAAATGGCCAGGTTCTTGTTTCTTCAATTTTTGTTCTTTATTCGCTGAACTTTTATCTCTTTTAAAAGCTTTAAAATCTATTTCCAAACCACTTAAGAACATCAAGAAAATAAATCCTAAAGTTGATAATATATTGAGCATTGCATCTCGTTCTACTAAATTTAAAAATGAGTGCCCAATGACAATGCCCATTAAAATTTCAGCTACCACTATAGGTAAAAATGTGATTCTGAGTCGATTGACTAATATTGGTGTAAAAAATGCCGCTAACACTACGACAACAAGCGATAAAAATTCCATATAACCCCCTTAAGTTAAATAAGACATAAATGATGTAGCTAATCCAAAATAAATTAGCATACTGACAATATCATTGATTGTTGTGATAAATGGTCCGCTAGCAACCGCTGGATCAATTTTCAATTTATTCATTACTAAGGGAATCATGGATCCCACTAAAGTACCTACCGTCATTGCAATCGTCAAACTTCCACCAACAATGATAGCTAGTATTGCTTGTCCGTACAGCACCATTATAATAATAAATAGTAACAAAGCACATACAAGACCACTTAAAAATCCACTACCCGCTTCTCTTAAAGCGACTTTAAATTTACTTTGTTCATATATTTCACCAGTAGAAATATTACGTACGGATACGGCGAGTGATTGTGTCCCAGAGTTCCCGGACATCCCGCTGATAATAGGAATAAATGCTGCTAATAATGCTACTTTTGATAAAGTATCTTCAAATGAACCTAATATTGTTGCTGTAATCATCCCTAAAAATGTTAAAATAATTAACCATGGCAATCTCTTTTTAGCTGTCGTAAACACTGAATCATTTGTTGCATCTACGTCTGATACACCAGCCAAACGAGAGTAGTCTTCACTGGCTTCTTCGTCCATAACATCCAAGATATCATCGATTGTTATAATACCTAGCAAATGATCTTGATAATCGACAACTGGCATTGCAATAAAATCATAGTCTCTCATCTTTTGAGCTACATCTTCTTGGTCATCTGCAGCATTTGCACTAATGACACGTTCACTCATTATGTCTTCTATGTATGCATCATTTTCAGCAATAATTAAATCTCTAAGAGAGAGTACCCCAGCCAATTGTTTGTTATCATTAACTGCAAAAATAACATAAATTGTCTCAGCGTCTGGCGCTTGTTCTTTGACATGCATGAGCGCTTCTTTTACTGGCATGGTTGCCTTTAAAGAAATATATTCAGTTGTCATAATACCGCCGGCAGTATCTTCATCATAATGTAATAATGCTTTTATTTCTTTTGCATCTTCTCTATTCATTAACGTGAGGAGACTAACTATTTTTTGCTTAGATAGCTGGTTCATAATGTCAACTGCATTATCGTAAGACATTTCTTCTAGTACCTTGCTTGCATAATTAGCATTCATCGCATCAAAAAGTGATTCGTATTCATCTTCATCAATTTCTAATTGTTCAAAGAAATCCGCTACTTCTTCTGGCGATAGTACTTCATACATACGTTGGCGTATATCTTCATTGCTATCCTCAAAGTATTCACTTTGTTCATATGTATGCATGGATAAGAATTCATCTCTAAATTCATCTATATGATTATTTAACAACAAATTGTCTAATAATGTTTGGTCATAAACTTGTTCATCCTCTAAAACGATTGAATCTTTCTCATTAGCCATTCGTACACCTCCATGTATGTTTAAAATTATATCATATTAAATAGCGTTTCTATTGCATCATATTTATCATTAATTACAATATTTTGATTTTTTATAGGATGTATGAATGCCACCTGGGTACATCTCAATAGTTGATGATGATAGCTTTCATGCTTGCCACCATAAAGCGCATCGCCTACGATAGAATGACCGATATGCTGAAAGTGCACACGTATTTGATGTGTTCTTCCAGTTAGTAATGTTACTTCACACATACTAAATCCTTCCTTATATTCCACTCGCTTAAACCGTGTTTGCGCTGTTTTTCCAGCTGCATCGACACGACGTTGAATAATACTTTCTGGGTGTCTTGCAATGGGCGCATCTATCACGCCTTCTTTTTCAGTCTTACCATAACAGATACAAAGATATTTTTTATCTATATTAAGGTTAGACATTAAATGATGAATAAACCCATGTTTAGCCAATATAACAATTCCAGAGGTATTACGATCTAGTCGTGTCACTATATGGGGATTGATGCCAGGCTGTTTTTCATTTAAATAGCCTAATACTTGTTCTACTATACTATAATGCAAATGGTCTCTTGAAGGTGCGCAGTTCTGATACGGTGGTTTTGATACAACAATTAAATAGTCATCTTCGAATAAAATATTTAATGGTTGTTGATAAGGTTTAAGATTTGTACTTGGGATTTCTTTACCAAGGTATACTTCCAAAATATCACCAATAGCCAATTGTTTTCTAACCGTAACAGTTTGACCATTAACTACTAAAGCGCCATTATGTTTAATGGCGCTTATCGTTCGCTTAGAGAAATGATGTCGTTGTAAAAAAGAACGTAACATTTCTGAAGCAGTAATATTAAAAGTAAACTTCATTATTCATCGTCTCCACTGGAAATAAATGAATCATGAACTCTTTTCCAAAAAGGAAATGGTCTAAATCGAGCAAATCGTATCTTCTCATTGGCTACTCTATATTGTATTGCATTCACATTCTTATGTTTAATACTCACATGATCAATGGTAGTTAAAATTGTGTCCTGATTAACTGGTGTTATCAAACACGTATGATGTTTAGGTAAGACTAAGGGAGAACCTACCGTTCTAAAGACTCTATTATTAATCGATGCGATTTCTGCAATTTGCATTGCTTCTAATGAAGGATGTATCAATGCCCCACCTAACGCTTTGTTATAAGCAGTTGAACCTGATGGTGTGGATATACACAAACCATCACCTCTAAAACGCTCAAACTGGTTACCCCTTATATTTACATCCACAACAAGCGTAGAACCATTTTCCGTTTTCATAGTAGCCTCATTTAAAGCTAAATGGCGAGTTTCATAACCATTATCATTATAACGAACGATGATTTCTAATAAGGGATACTCAATGACTTGAAATTCGGAATTATTAATTTCAATAATTAACTTTTCCACTTCATGTGGTAGCCAATCAGCATAAAAACCTAAATGTCCTGTATGAATCCCAACAAATGCACAACGAGAAAGCATGTAACTATACTGGTGAAACGCTTGTAACAATGTGCCATCTCCCCCTACAGAAATGACAATCTCTGGATTATCTGGGTCTTCAACCATTTGAAAATCTTTCATATGGTTAATCATCTTATGTTTTAAAGCATTTGATTTTGAATCACCTTTAGATAATATCGTGTAACGCATCGTAACATCCCCTAGTCATTATTATGCTTTTTCGCACGCTTTTTAGAATAATATTTCTGTGCTTCTTGAATTTCTTCTTTTATTTCAGACATTTCTTCGTCTAATAAGAAAGCTGCTTCTGCCGCTCGCTCTAAACGATGTTGAATCTCAGGTGGATAGTCTCCATCATATTTATATCTCAGTGTATGTTCTATCGTTGCCCAAAAATTCATCGCTAACGTTCTGATTTGAATTTCTGCTAAAATGCTCTTTTCTCCATTAAGTGTTTCTATAGGATATTCAATAATCACATGGAATGAACGATAACCACTTTGTTTCGTATTACTAATATAATCTCTTTCTTCGACAACTTTAAAGTCTTTACGTTGTCTCAATAAATTAACCACGATATCTATATCATCAACAAATTGACACATTAAACGTAAACCAGCGATATCGTACATTTCTTCATGTAAACGATCAAATGATATTTGGCGCTTATTTGCCTTATCAATAATACTCGTCATTGGTTTCACACGGCCCGTTACAAATTCTATAGGAGAAGCATTATCTTCTACTTCATATTGTTTTCTAAGCCCTTTTAATTTAATCTTCAGTTCGTCGACTGCTTGCTTATATGGAGATAAAAACTGACCCCACTGATTCATTGTGCTTCACTCCGCTTCAATCTAATTCGAAAGTATTTTCAACAACGGACACAAACTCCTTACCATAATTTGAATTACCTTGTATGTTATCCAATATATAGTTAAATTCATTTTCGAATTGTTTTAATTCTAGTTCATCATTAATAATCAATTTCTTGCCTTTATTTTCATATAACATAGACCAAGTTTCTTGGACAAATATTAAATAAGAATATGATTGTCCATCGTCTAAAATATATGCAAAACTATAATTATCGCTATCAACAAGCATTTGTCCTGCTTCTTGTAAGCCTTCTGTAGATTGCTCTGTATAACAATTTATACTGTCTTCTGTAACTTTAATTTCATTTACATAAATACGCATGCTTGTTCCTCCTTATTCCTCATCATTTTAACATAATTCTATCGTACATAACACGTCACAACTTACATGTTTTACCAACATATATACATAACTTTTACTTAATTCAAATTTTACAAATGCAGTTCAATTTAAAATAAGGAAAAAGTGATTTAAAATAAGTTATTATATGTAAAAAAGGAGTGTATGCATGGCTACGAATAATGAAATTGAATTTAAACAATTATTAACCCAATCACAATACCAATCCATTTATAAAACCTATTTTCAGGATGTCGGTACCTTTAGTCAAACCAACTACTATATTGATACACCACAATTTGACTTGAAGGCACACCAGTCAGCCTTAAGAATTCGTGTGAAAGATGATTATAATGAGATGACTTTAAAAATACCTGCTGAAGTTGGTCTGATGGAATATAATTTTGAAACTCGGGTCGTGCCTGAATTAAACAAATCAATCACGACACAAATGTTGCCTGCTGAAATCATAGAACAACTTGAAAAAATGGACTTTGACTTAAATCAATTAGTTATTCTTGGCGCATTAACGACAGAACGACTCGAAAAAGAAGTTAATGGGAATTTACTTGTATTAGATAAAAGTCGCTATCTTGATTTCGAAGATTTTGAACTAGAATTTGAAGTTGATGATTACGATGAAGGGTTCAAACAATTTAAAAATATTCTTGAACAATTTAATATGCAACATGAAATACCAGATAATAAAGTCCAAAGATTTTTTAAACGTAAATCAAATTTATTTGGCAATTAATCAAGCACAATAGCAAGAAGTCGAATTACTTCCAAATGTAAAAATTCATGTTATATTAGTAATATATTAACAGGATACGGTGATATTATGACTCAAACACCTTATGAAATCATTGGACATGACGCCTTATACAAGATGATTGATCATTTTTATTATTTAGTTAAACGCGACGATAGAATTAACCATTTGTTTCCTGGGGATTTTGAAGAAACGAGTAGAAAACAAAAGCAATTCTTGACGCAATTTTTAGGTGGTCCAAACCTTTATACACAGGAACATGGTCACCCAATGCTAAAAAAACGGCATATGGATTTCATAATCACAAATCACGAACGAGATGCGTGGCTTGAAAATATGGCACATGCAATCGCGCATGCACAATTTCCAGCTGGTGTTGGTGATTACTTATATGAACGATTACGTTTAACGGCAAATCACATGGTTAATTCCGAAAATTAATTGTAGGTGGAATAGACATGACTGAAGAATTAAGATTAATACAACCTAATAGTCGTGAAGATGCAAATCTTTCACCTGTGAGCAAGATAGAAATTTATTCCTTTTTCGATCCATTCAGTAAGGAATGCTTTAAGCTATCGGCTATCCTTTCTAAATTACGTATTGAATATAAGCAATATATTAGTATTAGACATATATTGAACCCTTCATTACGTGTTTTAACAAAATGCCAAGCTCAGAGCACCTCTGATTTAGATAATATCGCATTAGCCTATAAGGCTGCGGAACTTCAAGGACGTATTCGTGCTGAACGATTTATACATCTCGTTCAAAATGAAATTATTCCTAAGCGTGATATTATTACTGAATCAATGGTAAATAGTTGTATCAGTAACGCAGGTTTAGATTACGAAGTATTTAAAGAAGATTTAAATAGTTCTTGCTTAAAAGAAAGTTTACAAGTAGACTTGCATATTGCTCGAGAAATGGAAATTGAGGAAGCGCCCTCTCTCGTATTTTTTAATGAAGATGTTCACGAAGAAGGCTTAAAAGTGGAAGGCTTATATCCTTACCATATATACACATATATTATTAATGAGCTTATTGGTTCAACAATAGAAAAAGAATTACCACCAAGTTTAGAAGACTATATCCAACAACAACAATTGGTTACCAAAGAAGAGCTACTTACGATTTATGAATGGCCGGAAAAACTAATGAATAAAGAACTTAAAAAGCTAGCACTACAGCAAAAAATTGAAAAACTTAAATCACCAGATGGCAAATTCTGGAAAGCAAAAAATTAATCTTTTTAACACGTACGATATAGTATAAATGTATTAATTTCAAAAACATGAAGTTGGGACATACAGTCCCATGTTCAAATAAAGAGGACTAATCACTATGTAAATGGATTAGCCCTCTTTTTTTATATTCATTACACCATTTAGATTGTACTTGCTACTCTAGAGATATAGACCAAGCCATAGTCCTTAACTCATACAATTTCTCTGTATATCAGCACGTGAAGATTTCGTGTAGAAACGATTAATACATACAATTTAAAATGCACTTGATTTTCACGCTATTCATAAATAAGAACTTGAAATTGTCCTGATGACACTATAGTAAAAAGATTACTTAATACATTAGAAAATTATATTAATGTAAACAAAACGTGAATTCTTATATTTTGTCCTTTAATCTTACAAATATTTAGTTATTAAGCTATTCATAGTCAAACTATTTTCCTTTATTACGATGACATCTTTTTAATTGCAGAGATATTTGCACTACTTAGTATGTTCATAAAAAATGGACTAGTGCGCTTTTGCTCACCAGTCCAATTTATGATAGTGCTTTATTATGAATGACTTACTACTTTTTTGTTTTTTGAAAATTACTTTGCAAATACCGCAAAGCGACTTTGAATATGTTCAGGGTTCATTGCCTCATCTACAATTGCTTTAGCAAAATCTGCATAACTTACATGTGTACCTATTACTTCATCATCACTCACTTTATAAGCGCCTGTTTTCTCACCATCAAATTGAAAATCTGGTGCTGGACACACAAAAGTCCATTGCACATCATCACGCTCTTTAATTTCTTCAAATGTTTTGACTTGCGCCATGCTAATAGGTTTTACTTCTTCTGGCATATCAGGAGAATCAATCAATCTTTCTGTATGTGCTTTATCTACGTATAAACTACCTGCGCCACCTATAATAATGAGTCGTTTTTGACTGTCACTAACCAAATTACTAAGATGTTCTAGCGATTGACTGTGCTCATTCAACTTATCTTTATTCATTTGTCCAAATGCATCAACAATGACATCAAAAGGTGCAATATCTTCTTTAGTCAAATCAAACAAATCTTTTTGTATGACTTGATGCGCAACTGTTTTATTCTCACTTCTAACAATTGCTGTAACATCTAGCGATCTTTCTACCGCTTCCTTAGTAATAAGTTGACCGGCTTTCCCATTTGCTGCTACTACTGCAATTTTCATGAAAACACTTCTTTCTTGTATTTATTTTAGATACAAGTTTAGGATAACGCTTTTTCGGAATAAAGTCAATTGAATAGTTATTCATTTAAACGCATTTTGGAAATTTATTTAAAAGAGAGCATAAAAAACGCCGTGTCTGATTACACGGCGCTAAACAAAGGGGATGGGAGAAATTTTTCACTTCAAACAAAGGGGTATGTTTGTTATGTGATTAATTTCATGTTTATAATATAACACGCTAAAATAGACCTTTCAACCATTTGAATTAAATAATTTTAGTTTGTCACAAACTTGTCATATTGTAAACGAATACATTCACATTAAGCTTTCATTAGCTTTTCAAAAGCGTCTAATTTTTGTTCAAAGACTTTACAAGCTTGTTCAATTGGTTCTGGTGTTGTCATATCTACCCCAGCATTTTTCAATATTTCTATAGGATAATTTGAACTACCTTTTTTCAGGAATTCATTAATATAACGATCAACAGCAGGTTGTCCTTCAGTTAATATTTGATGACTTAAACTTTGTGCTGCACTGTATCCGGTTGCATATTGATACACATAATAGTTCATATAGAAATGAGGAATTCTAGACCATTCTTTACTAATATCTTCATCAGTTTCAACTGAATCGCCAAAGTATAATCTGTTTAATTCTGCATACTCTTCGTTCATACGATTAGCTGTTAACGGCTCACCCGCCTCTTCAATTTGGTGAATTTTATGTTCAAATTCTGCAAACATTGTTTGTCTAAATAATGTAGCACGGAAACGTTCTAACTCTTGATTTAGTAACAATAGTCTTCTTTCATCGTCTAAATGCTTATCCATATAGTCACTTAATAAAGCTTCATTACAAGTAGACGCAACTTCAGCAACAAAAATCGTATAATCACTTGAATTAGAAGGCTGATTTTGACGACTAAAATAACTATGCGCTGAATGTCCAAATTCATGCACTAAAGTATATAAATCAGAAACTGTATTCGACCAATTTAAGAGAATAAATGGGTTGGTTAAGTGCGCACCTGAAGAATAA
Protein-coding sequences here:
- a CDS encoding CYTH domain-containing protein, with the translated sequence MATNNEIEFKQLLTQSQYQSIYKTYFQDVGTFSQTNYYIDTPQFDLKAHQSALRIRVKDDYNEMTLKIPAEVGLMEYNFETRVVPELNKSITTQMLPAEIIEQLEKMDFDLNQLVILGALTTERLEKEVNGNLLVLDKSRYLDFEDFELEFEVDDYDEGFKQFKNILEQFNMQHEIPDNKVQRFFKRKSNLFGN
- a CDS encoding truncated hemoglobin YjbI — encoded protein: MTQTPYEIIGHDALYKMIDHFYYLVKRDDRINHLFPGDFEETSRKQKQFLTQFLGGPNLYTQEHGHPMLKKRHMDFIITNHERDAWLENMAHAIAHAQFPAGVGDYLYERLRLTANHMVNSEN
- the yjbH gene encoding protease adaptor protein YjbH, which translates into the protein MTEELRLIQPNSREDANLSPVSKIEIYSFFDPFSKECFKLSAILSKLRIEYKQYISIRHILNPSLRVLTKCQAQSTSDLDNIALAYKAAELQGRIRAERFIHLVQNEIIPKRDIITESMVNSCISNAGLDYEVFKEDLNSSCLKESLQVDLHIAREMEIEEAPSLVFFNEDVHEEGLKVEGLYPYHIYTYIINELIGSTIEKELPPSLEDYIQQQQLVTKEELLTIYEWPEKLMNKELKKLALQQKIEKLKSPDGKFWKAKN
- a CDS encoding NAD(P)-dependent oxidoreductase, with protein sequence MKIAVVAANGKAGQLITKEAVERSLDVTAIVRSENKTVAHQVIQKDLFDLTKEDIAPFDVIVDAFGQMNKDKLNEHSQSLEHLSNLVSDSQKRLIIIGGAGSLYVDKAHTERLIDSPDMPEEVKPISMAQVKTFEEIKERDDVQWTFVCPAPDFQFDGEKTGAYKVSDDEVIGTHVSYADFAKAIVDEAMNPEHIQSRFAVFAK